A region from the Gemmatimonadaceae bacterium genome encodes:
- the dnaG gene encoding DNA primase — protein sequence MIPDETVERVRASADAVAIIGEFVPLKRSGGSWRGPCPFHQGKNPNFSVTPSTGTYHCFVCHESGDVFTFVRKRLGLDWPAAVKFVGEKVGIEVIDAPRRAQAPDPNAPNYEALTAAAEWFQQQLRDESVGREARAYLDGRGLDASAQERFGLGFAPREAHALRRYLHTLGIDDSRQLECGLLALREGETEPRVRFRGRVMFPIHDELGRPVGFGGRAMGDEQPKYLNSPESVVFQKRRTLYGLHTAKQAMRRAERAIIVEGYLDAMRLALAGIEEAVAPLGTALTEEQAALLMRYAQEIYLLYDSDEAGQKATFRSGHELLRVKATVRVVSLPDGEDPDSFVRTHGRAAMEAQLSQAIDLFDRQVQMVERRGMFADLKLRRRALDRLLPTIRAAVDPLTRDMYLTRLSEATGLDKSTLSVEAEALPAADRRRTGGGAPSFDAPPAFDGPPPEAGPTEDAEPRPLPPPPGEQRQPWRGKKYKQGPEWKTSPIPPRAGKDEPVERALVRAMLWDRGVAERVAERHPPDSFRDARYRELFETLLNAPLDDDLEQIAERLSPAALPLLRELTETEPVEASSADLDLNLRKLAVRSIDERLEQVMRDMALADSGEAKDQLLREKLELTRERNAILPVRSPRTKP from the coding sequence ATGATCCCCGACGAAACCGTTGAGCGCGTCCGCGCGAGCGCGGATGCGGTGGCGATCATTGGTGAGTTTGTGCCGCTCAAGCGATCGGGCGGCAGTTGGCGCGGGCCGTGCCCATTTCATCAGGGCAAGAATCCAAACTTTTCGGTCACGCCCTCGACGGGGACGTATCACTGCTTCGTGTGCCACGAGAGCGGTGACGTGTTCACCTTTGTCCGCAAGCGGCTCGGGCTCGACTGGCCGGCGGCCGTGAAGTTCGTGGGCGAGAAGGTTGGGATCGAGGTGATCGATGCGCCGCGGCGGGCGCAGGCACCGGATCCCAACGCGCCCAATTACGAAGCGCTCACCGCCGCTGCGGAATGGTTCCAGCAGCAGCTGCGCGATGAATCCGTTGGCCGTGAGGCGCGGGCGTATCTCGACGGCCGCGGGCTCGACGCGTCGGCGCAGGAACGCTTCGGTCTCGGCTTTGCGCCGCGCGAGGCCCACGCGCTGCGGCGATATCTGCACACGCTCGGGATCGACGACAGTCGGCAGTTGGAGTGTGGGCTGCTCGCGCTGCGTGAGGGAGAGACCGAGCCACGGGTTCGCTTCCGCGGGCGCGTCATGTTTCCGATTCACGATGAACTCGGACGACCGGTGGGTTTCGGTGGCCGCGCGATGGGCGACGAGCAACCGAAGTATCTCAACAGTCCTGAATCGGTCGTGTTTCAGAAGCGGCGGACGTTGTACGGTCTGCACACGGCCAAGCAGGCGATGCGCCGCGCCGAGCGCGCGATCATCGTGGAGGGGTATCTCGACGCGATGCGTCTGGCCCTCGCCGGTATCGAGGAGGCCGTGGCCCCGCTGGGCACCGCGCTGACGGAAGAGCAGGCGGCGCTGCTGATGCGCTATGCGCAGGAGATCTATCTCCTGTACGACAGCGACGAAGCTGGACAGAAGGCCACCTTCCGCTCGGGGCACGAGCTGTTGCGCGTGAAGGCGACGGTGCGTGTCGTCTCCCTCCCCGATGGTGAAGATCCGGATTCCTTCGTGCGCACACATGGCCGTGCGGCCATGGAGGCGCAGCTGTCGCAGGCGATCGATCTGTTCGACCGCCAGGTGCAGATGGTCGAACGGCGCGGCATGTTCGCGGATCTCAAGCTCCGTCGCCGCGCGCTCGATCGCCTCCTGCCAACGATTCGCGCCGCGGTGGACCCATTGACGCGTGACATGTATCTCACGCGACTGTCGGAAGCGACGGGGCTCGACAAGAGCACCTTGTCGGTCGAAGCCGAGGCCCTGCCCGCGGCAGACCGTCGCCGCACCGGAGGCGGTGCGCCAAGTTTTGACGCGCCACCGGCGTTCGATGGACCGCCGCCGGAGGCGGGACCGACGGAAGACGCCGAGCCACGCCCACTGCCGCCCCCGCCCGGCGAGCAGCGCCAGCCGTGGCGCGGCAAGAAGTACAAGCAGGGGCCGGAGTGGAAGACCTCGCCCATTCCTCCCCGCGCCGGCAAGGACGAACCGGTCGAACGGGCACTCGTGCGCGCCATGCTCTGGGATCGCGGAGTGGCCGAACGCGTAGCCGAACGTCATCCCCCCGATTCGTTCAGGGATGCGCGCTATCGCGAACTCTTCGAGACCCTGCTCAATGCGCCGCTCGATGACGATCTGGAGCAGATCGCCGAACGCCTCTCCCCGGCCGCGCTGCCACTGTTGCGCGAACTGACGGAGACGGAGCCGGTCGAGGCGAGCAGCGCCGACCTGGACCTCAACCTGCGCAAGCTGGCCGTCCGCAGTATCGACGAGCGGCTCGAGCAGGTCATGCGGGACATGGCGCTGGCCGACAGCGGTGAGGCGAAGGACCAGCTGCTGCGCGAGAAGCTGGAGTTGACCCGAGAGCGGAACGCCATCTTGCCGGTCCGCAGTCCACGCACTAAACCCTAG
- a CDS encoding endonuclease MutS2, with protein MNAHALGILEFPRMLAHVAGRASSSPGAAAVRALRPRTDRDWIEAEHARVNAVRALLQSELGWPSEPIPELGDALRRLRIEGLTWSALELLAGATLLRSSRRMREALRDPRRPAIPLAYLTAYAQALVDLRPREDAITRAISDDGTVRDDASPALRRVRKELRQAEGELVRLLEREMGKLEPHHQVSDLSVTMRNGRWVMPMRREARGYVGGIVHDSSGTGATIFVEPPAAVEFGNRVRELEIEEQREVERVLRELTEELRPYHDSMLAAFEALVALDALYARARYSVEANCAPLTFCAPAEGLSIVDGRHPLLLAGGTAVIPFDLTLAPDERTLLVSGPNTGGKTVLLKAIGLLAAMAQSGVPTPVGAMSRLPVFDDMFADVGDEQSIEASLSTFSAHLKNLGEILRSATDQSLVLIDELGSGTDPAEGAALGGAILETLTQRGTLTLATTHLGQLKLLATEVSGVVNASLQFDAVQLAPTYRLLKGVPGRSYGLSIARRLQLPDAVITRAEERLPAGERDLAVLLADVEAREGALTERERLMEREQDKLRARLATVSDRELKVRERERESERHARQEARRFLLEARGQVERAIADIRAKAAETTTAFDEAARAARRSIEEAAAEQQGAADAVVQRGARDKARAEQKRAGQSTPALSAPKTASTAAVAPLAVGDTVLVGTLDDKVGRIVQIRGSEARVTVGSLTLSVPLAQLRRTAAAPAPTVKINLVGDVPEVEPVREVDVRGLRVDEVDDQVLQALDAAVRNDLRELRIIHGKGTGALRARVGEMLKKDTRVSGFRLGAWNEGGAGVTVAELS; from the coding sequence ATGAACGCGCACGCGCTCGGAATTCTCGAGTTTCCCCGGATGCTGGCCCACGTGGCCGGACGGGCCTCCTCTTCGCCGGGTGCTGCCGCGGTGCGTGCGCTGCGCCCGCGCACTGATCGCGACTGGATCGAGGCCGAACACGCCCGCGTGAATGCCGTTCGCGCGCTGCTGCAGAGCGAACTCGGATGGCCGAGCGAACCCATTCCCGAGTTGGGCGACGCGCTGCGTCGCCTGCGCATCGAAGGGCTCACGTGGAGTGCCCTCGAACTGCTCGCCGGGGCCACCCTGCTGCGCTCCTCGCGCCGCATGCGGGAAGCGCTGCGTGATCCCCGCCGCCCCGCCATCCCGCTCGCCTACCTGACGGCGTACGCGCAGGCGCTGGTGGATCTCCGTCCGCGCGAAGACGCCATCACGCGCGCCATCAGCGATGATGGCACCGTGCGGGACGACGCCTCGCCGGCGCTGCGTCGTGTCCGCAAGGAACTTCGCCAGGCCGAAGGCGAGTTGGTGCGCCTCCTCGAGCGCGAAATGGGCAAGCTCGAGCCGCATCATCAGGTCAGCGATCTCTCGGTGACCATGCGCAATGGCCGGTGGGTCATGCCGATGCGCCGCGAGGCCCGCGGATACGTGGGCGGCATCGTGCACGACAGCTCAGGCACCGGGGCGACGATCTTTGTCGAGCCACCCGCCGCCGTGGAATTCGGCAATCGGGTGCGTGAACTCGAGATCGAGGAACAGCGCGAAGTCGAGCGTGTCCTGCGCGAGCTCACCGAGGAGCTCCGCCCGTATCACGACAGCATGCTGGCCGCATTCGAGGCGCTCGTCGCCCTCGATGCACTCTATGCGCGTGCGCGCTACAGCGTGGAGGCGAACTGCGCGCCGTTGACCTTCTGCGCCCCCGCGGAAGGATTGAGCATCGTCGATGGGCGCCATCCGCTGCTCCTGGCCGGCGGCACCGCGGTGATCCCCTTCGACCTCACGCTCGCCCCCGACGAGCGCACGCTCCTCGTCTCCGGCCCAAACACGGGCGGCAAGACGGTCCTGCTTAAAGCGATCGGCCTGTTGGCGGCCATGGCCCAGTCGGGGGTGCCGACGCCGGTCGGCGCGATGAGTCGCCTGCCGGTCTTCGACGACATGTTCGCCGACGTCGGCGACGAACAGAGCATCGAGGCGAGCCTCTCCACCTTCAGCGCCCACCTCAAGAACCTCGGCGAAATCCTGCGCTCGGCGACGGACCAGTCGTTGGTGCTCATCGACGAGCTCGGGTCGGGCACCGATCCCGCGGAAGGCGCGGCGCTGGGCGGTGCCATTCTCGAAACGCTGACCCAGCGCGGCACGCTGACGTTGGCCACGACACACCTCGGGCAGCTGAAACTGCTGGCGACCGAGGTGTCGGGCGTGGTAAACGCGTCCCTGCAGTTCGATGCGGTGCAGCTGGCACCGACCTATCGGCTGCTCAAGGGCGTTCCGGGGCGCAGCTATGGCTTGAGCATTGCGCGGCGGCTGCAGTTGCCGGACGCCGTGATCACGCGCGCCGAAGAGCGACTGCCCGCCGGTGAGCGCGATCTGGCGGTACTGCTCGCCGACGTGGAAGCCCGCGAAGGCGCCCTCACCGAACGTGAGCGCCTCATGGAGCGCGAGCAGGACAAGCTCCGGGCGCGCCTGGCCACGGTGAGTGATCGCGAGCTCAAGGTGCGCGAGCGCGAACGCGAATCCGAGCGCCATGCGCGACAGGAAGCGCGTCGCTTTCTCCTGGAAGCGCGCGGGCAGGTCGAGCGCGCGATCGCCGACATCCGCGCGAAAGCCGCCGAAACAACGACCGCGTTCGATGAGGCGGCGCGTGCCGCACGACGGTCCATCGAGGAGGCTGCAGCGGAACAACAGGGGGCGGCCGACGCCGTGGTGCAACGCGGCGCGCGTGACAAGGCGCGTGCCGAGCAGAAGCGTGCGGGCCAGTCGACGCCCGCGCTCTCGGCGCCCAAGACCGCGTCTACAGCGGCGGTCGCGCCGCTCGCGGTCGGCGACACCGTGTTGGTGGGCACGCTCGACGACAAGGTCGGGCGCATCGTCCAGATCCGTGGCAGCGAGGCGCGCGTGACGGTCGGCTCCCTCACCCTGTCGGTCCCCCTCGCGCAGCTCCGACGAACGGCGGCCGCCCCAGCACCAACGGTGAAGATCAACCTGGTCGGTGATGTGCCGGAGGTGGAACCGGTGCGAGAGGTGGACGTCCGGGGGCTGCGCGTGGATGAAGTGGACGATCAGGTCTTGCAGGCGCTCGACGCCGCCGTCCGCAACGACCTCCGCGAGTTGCGCATCATCCACGGCAAGGGCACCGGTGCCCTCCGGGCGCGGGTCGGCGAGATGCTCAAGAAGGACACCCGCGTGAGCGGCTTCCGGCTCGGCGCGTGGAATGAGGGGGGCGCGGGCGTCACGGTGGCCGAGCTCTCCTGA
- a CDS encoding GatB/YqeY domain-containing protein — translation MDAGSASDSATLLARLQGDQAAARREQQKDRVLLLGMIIAEAKNRELELRRALTDDDVLDVVRKGVKKRRESVELYAKAGRTDLLQKEQDEILALEAYLPAQVDPAEIRAAVRAAIEGGAANVGAVMGKVMPAFKGRVEGGVINAIAREELAAR, via the coding sequence GTGGACGCCGGCAGCGCTTCGGACAGCGCGACGCTGCTGGCGCGATTGCAGGGTGACCAGGCAGCCGCCCGGCGAGAGCAGCAGAAGGACCGCGTCCTCCTCCTCGGCATGATCATCGCCGAGGCCAAGAACCGCGAGCTGGAACTGCGCCGGGCCCTGACCGACGACGATGTGCTCGACGTGGTGCGCAAGGGCGTGAAGAAGCGCCGCGAATCCGTCGAGCTGTATGCGAAAGCCGGGCGCACCGACCTCCTGCAGAAGGAGCAGGATGAGATTCTGGCGCTCGAGGCGTACCTCCCGGCCCAGGTCGATCCGGCCGAGATCCGCGCGGCCGTGCGTGCCGCCATCGAGGGCGGAGCCGCCAACGTGGGCGCGGTCATGGGCAAGGTCATGCCTGCGTTCAAGGGCCGCGTAGAAGGCGGCGTCATCAACGCCATTGCCCGCGAGGAACTCGCGGCGCGTTAG
- the rpsU gene encoding 30S ribosomal protein S21, whose translation MSEVIIHEDENFERALKRFKKKCEKAGILSDLRKHRHYEKPSERRKRKMNAAVRKNRRTRNG comes from the coding sequence TTGTCCGAAGTCATCATCCACGAGGACGAGAATTTCGAGCGCGCGCTCAAGCGCTTCAAGAAGAAGTGCGAGAAGGCCGGCATCCTCTCCGACCTGCGGAAGCACCGCCACTACGAGAAGCCGTCGGAGCGTCGTAAGCGCAAGATGAACGCGGCCGTTCGCAAGAATCGGCGTACGCGAAACGGGTGA
- a CDS encoding histidine triad nucleotide-binding protein translates to MSDCIFCRIVAGSIPATLVGTNEHAIAFRDLHPQAPTHILVIPRTHVASLADPLPDATMAGVLGLAREVAAAEGLVAGGYRVVTNIGADGGQTVPHLHFHVLGGRAFHWPPG, encoded by the coding sequence ATGTCCGACTGCATCTTCTGCCGCATCGTCGCCGGATCGATCCCGGCCACGCTGGTCGGGACCAATGAGCACGCCATCGCGTTCCGCGACCTGCATCCGCAGGCCCCCACCCACATCCTGGTAATCCCGCGGACCCACGTCGCCTCGCTGGCCGACCCGCTTCCCGACGCGACGATGGCGGGGGTGCTCGGGCTGGCGCGGGAGGTGGCGGCTGCCGAAGGGCTGGTCGCCGGCGGCTACCGGGTCGTGACGAACATCGGGGCCGACGGGGGGCAAACGGTCCCCCATCTCCACTTCCACGTCCTCGGCGGCCGCGCTTTCCACTGGCCGCCAGGGTGA
- a CDS encoding 16S rRNA (uracil(1498)-N(3))-methyltransferase → MVGIDREGVAAGRPQFITTEPFAVGSTCVLDENAARHMRVLRLAAGAVVGLRDGAGQIGEGHVVLLTKSQVHLEVTAVADVPPLPEVHLLVPVADRDRMLWLAEKAAELGATSWRPVLWRRSRSVSPRGEGVNFQAKVRARMEGALAQSEGAWLPQPFPEANLERAILAAPVGDRIVLDPAGPPLVGASAAPLQAPVVIAVGPEGGIERDELQALEEAGFRRANLGPSILRFETAGLAALAMARTALSGSSGAPSAATEETV, encoded by the coding sequence GTGGTCGGTATCGATCGCGAGGGCGTAGCCGCTGGGCGTCCGCAGTTCATCACCACCGAGCCGTTTGCGGTGGGCAGCACGTGCGTGCTGGACGAGAACGCCGCGCGGCACATGCGGGTGTTGCGCCTCGCCGCGGGCGCCGTGGTCGGGCTGCGCGACGGCGCGGGGCAGATCGGCGAAGGCCACGTCGTGCTCCTGACGAAGTCGCAGGTGCATCTCGAAGTCACCGCCGTCGCGGATGTGCCACCACTGCCGGAGGTGCATCTCCTCGTGCCGGTCGCTGATCGGGACCGCATGCTCTGGTTGGCCGAGAAGGCGGCGGAGCTGGGCGCGACGAGCTGGCGTCCGGTGCTGTGGCGCCGGTCCCGGTCGGTGTCGCCTCGCGGGGAGGGGGTGAACTTTCAGGCCAAGGTGCGCGCGCGCATGGAAGGCGCCCTCGCGCAGTCGGAAGGCGCCTGGCTCCCCCAGCCCTTTCCCGAGGCCAACCTGGAGCGCGCCATCCTGGCCGCGCCGGTTGGCGATCGCATCGTTCTCGATCCCGCCGGCCCGCCACTGGTGGGAGCCTCGGCCGCCCCGTTGCAGGCGCCGGTCGTGATCGCCGTGGGGCCGGAGGGGGGCATCGAGCGGGACGAGCTCCAGGCACTGGAGGAGGCCGGATTCCGCCGGGCCAACTTGGGGCCGTCCATTCTGCGTTTTGAGACCGCGGGGCTGGCCGCGCTCGCCATGGCCCGGACCGCCCTGTCCGGCTCGTCCGGCGCCCCGAGCGCCGCCACTGAGGAGACCGTCTGA
- a CDS encoding 50S ribosomal protein L11 methyltransferase: MPEPTTERWISVRVQPDLASDVAREACLAALFAVGAQGVHEDGLALVTHFPPATDLEAVHRALTEADEQVVIETAPVPDIDWSEAWKSRIAAHTLGPLTVTPPWLAEGRDPATTIVINPGMAFGTGEHPTTRGIVRLLPAQLTANATVADLGAGSAVLAIAAAKLGAARVYAIELDADAIPDAEENVARNGVADRVHVFEGDAAAFLPLVAPVQLVLANIISSVLIELLPVIAMGLTDGGTAILSGILREERDTMLQVLAAHGWRVLAEDAEEIWWSVSIARA, from the coding sequence GTGCCTGAGCCCACCACCGAGCGTTGGATCAGCGTTCGCGTCCAACCCGACCTCGCGTCGGACGTCGCCCGCGAAGCCTGTCTCGCGGCGCTCTTCGCCGTCGGCGCGCAGGGCGTGCACGAGGACGGCCTGGCGCTAGTGACGCACTTCCCGCCCGCCACCGATCTCGAAGCCGTGCATCGCGCGCTCACCGAGGCGGATGAGCAGGTGGTGATCGAGACCGCGCCGGTGCCGGATATCGACTGGAGCGAGGCGTGGAAGTCGCGCATCGCGGCGCACACGTTGGGGCCGCTCACGGTCACGCCGCCGTGGCTCGCCGAGGGGCGCGATCCGGCCACGACGATCGTCATCAATCCCGGCATGGCGTTCGGCACCGGTGAGCATCCCACGACGCGCGGCATCGTGCGACTGCTGCCGGCACAGCTCACCGCAAACGCGACCGTCGCCGATCTCGGGGCCGGGAGTGCGGTGCTGGCCATCGCGGCGGCCAAGCTCGGCGCGGCGCGCGTGTATGCGATCGAGCTCGACGCCGATGCGATTCCGGACGCCGAAGAGAACGTGGCCCGTAATGGCGTCGCCGATCGGGTGCATGTGTTCGAGGGCGATGCCGCCGCGTTTCTGCCGCTGGTGGCGCCAGTGCAGCTCGTGCTGGCGAACATCATTTCGTCGGTGCTCATCGAACTGCTGCCGGTGATCGCCATGGGATTGACCGACGGTGGCACCGCTATTCTGAGCGGCATCCTGCGCGAGGAGCGCGACACGATGTTGCAGGTGCTGGCGGCGCATGGCTGGCGGGTGCTCGCGGAAGACGCGGAGGAGATCTGGTGGTCGGTATCGATCGCGAGGGCGTAG
- the dnaJ gene encoding molecular chaperone DnaJ, translating into MADFYAVLGVPRDASDDDIKKAYRRLATQWHPDRNGGSKEAEEKFKEITEAYDVLRDAQKRAAYDRYGEAGLRGAGQQQYQHVDLSDALNIFMRDFGFGDVFGGGGGGGRRGPRSGADMKLPLALSLAEVATGVERTVTLKVLESCDKCEGSGAEPGTKPQTCGTCGGAGEVRRAQRSFFGQFVSVAPCPTCAGEGVVVASPCKKCRGEGRVRAERTLKIQVPPGVATGQYMTLRGAGNIGPRGGTRGDVLVVFEVDDDERFDRDGEDLFCEALVTYPQLVFGADIRVPGLTGELSLRVPAGTQSGTVFHLRGRGLPRVNASGVGDLHVKVQLWTPQSVDGDEKQVIERLAQLQGAAPPQREKGFWSKMKEALGA; encoded by the coding sequence ATGGCTGATTTCTACGCGGTCCTCGGCGTACCGCGCGACGCTTCCGACGACGATATCAAGAAGGCGTATCGCCGGCTGGCGACGCAGTGGCATCCCGACCGCAATGGCGGATCGAAGGAGGCCGAAGAGAAGTTCAAGGAAATCACCGAGGCCTATGACGTGCTCCGCGATGCGCAGAAGCGCGCGGCGTACGATCGCTACGGCGAGGCCGGACTGCGTGGCGCCGGCCAGCAGCAGTATCAGCACGTCGATCTCTCCGACGCGCTGAACATCTTCATGCGCGACTTCGGGTTCGGGGATGTGTTCGGCGGCGGCGGTGGTGGTGGCCGTCGTGGCCCGCGCAGTGGCGCCGACATGAAGCTCCCGCTGGCGCTGTCGCTCGCCGAGGTGGCCACCGGTGTCGAGCGCACGGTGACGCTCAAGGTGCTCGAGTCGTGCGACAAGTGCGAAGGCAGCGGCGCCGAGCCCGGGACAAAGCCGCAGACGTGTGGGACGTGCGGCGGTGCCGGTGAAGTGCGTCGGGCGCAGCGCTCCTTCTTTGGGCAGTTCGTGTCGGTGGCGCCGTGCCCGACGTGCGCGGGCGAAGGCGTGGTGGTGGCGAGCCCGTGCAAGAAGTGCCGCGGCGAAGGGCGCGTGCGCGCTGAACGCACGCTCAAGATTCAGGTCCCGCCGGGCGTCGCGACCGGGCAGTACATGACCCTGCGTGGGGCCGGCAACATCGGTCCGCGCGGCGGCACGCGTGGCGACGTGCTCGTCGTGTTCGAGGTGGACGACGACGAGCGCTTCGACCGCGACGGTGAGGATCTCTTCTGCGAGGCGCTGGTCACGTATCCGCAACTCGTCTTCGGGGCCGACATCCGCGTGCCCGGGCTCACGGGCGAATTGTCGCTCCGCGTGCCCGCCGGTACGCAGAGTGGCACGGTGTTCCACCTGCGTGGCCGTGGGTTACCGCGCGTGAACGCCTCGGGCGTGGGCGATCTGCACGTGAAGGTGCAGCTCTGGACGCCGCAGTCGGTGGACGGCGACGAGAAGCAGGTCATCGAGCGGCTCGCGCAGTTGCAGGGCGCGGCGCCGCCGCAGCGGGAGAAGGGGTTCTGGTCGAAGATGAAGGAAGCACTCGGTGCCTGA
- the hrcA gene encoding heat-inducible transcriptional repressor HrcA, which translates to MAPGGELSERERQVLEAVIHSYVATAEPAGSRTLSRRFGLGISPATIRNTMSDLEEKGFLFHPHTSAGRIPTDKAYRTYVDSLMRVDPLSGEQRRQLHEQITSGGSAIEVILRRAAQSLGILTQELGVALGPRLEKSTLRQVELVRVSSDRLLMVLSLTGGAVRTIFVEVPGVIADEALIGVTIVLNERLAGLTLTEVRTSLAARLRDVQTTAEAAELLNIFVQEGDQMFGRAAEPVPLDSVVISPASLLADQPEFASGERMRQLMELTETRQQLATLLASRASGPGISITIGNEHGDPKLEPFTVVTSEYSAGTLSGVIGVIGPTRMPYDKVIALVEHTSRLVSDLLC; encoded by the coding sequence ATGGCGCCAGGCGGTGAGCTCTCCGAGCGGGAGCGACAGGTACTCGAGGCAGTGATTCACAGCTACGTGGCAACCGCGGAGCCAGCCGGCTCGCGCACGTTGTCGCGTCGCTTCGGGCTGGGGATTTCGCCGGCGACCATTCGCAACACGATGAGCGATCTGGAGGAGAAGGGCTTTCTCTTCCATCCGCACACCTCGGCGGGGCGCATCCCCACCGACAAGGCGTATCGCACCTACGTGGACTCGCTCATGCGCGTCGATCCGCTCTCGGGTGAGCAGCGTCGGCAGTTGCACGAGCAGATCACGTCGGGCGGATCGGCCATCGAAGTCATCCTGCGGCGGGCGGCGCAATCGCTCGGCATTCTCACCCAGGAGTTGGGCGTCGCCCTCGGTCCCCGGCTCGAGAAGTCCACGTTGCGGCAGGTCGAGCTCGTACGCGTCTCCAGTGACCGCCTGCTGATGGTGCTGAGCCTGACCGGCGGCGCGGTGCGCACGATCTTCGTGGAAGTCCCCGGGGTCATCGCCGACGAGGCGCTCATCGGCGTGACGATCGTGCTGAACGAACGCCTCGCGGGGCTGACGCTCACCGAAGTCCGGACCTCGCTGGCGGCGCGTCTGCGGGACGTCCAGACCACCGCCGAGGCGGCGGAGCTGCTGAATATCTTCGTGCAGGAAGGCGATCAGATGTTCGGGCGCGCTGCCGAGCCGGTGCCGCTCGACAGCGTGGTGATCAGCCCCGCGTCGCTCCTGGCAGACCAGCCCGAGTTCGCGAGTGGGGAACGGATGCGGCAGCTGATGGAGCTGACCGAGACGCGGCAGCAGCTGGCCACGCTGTTGGCTTCGCGTGCGTCCGGCCCCGGCATCTCGATCACCATCGGCAACGAGCACGGTGACCCGAAGCTCGAGCCGTTCACGGTGGTGACCTCGGAGTACTCGGCGGGGACCTTGAGCGGCGTGATCGGGGTGATCGGCCCCACGCGCATGCCGTACGACAAGGTCATTGCCCTGGTCGAGCATACTTCCCGGCTGGTCAGCGACCTCCTCTGCTAG
- the hemW gene encoding radical SAM family heme chaperone HemW: protein MSATRHLYVHVPFCARRCSYCDFSIAVRREVPRRAFAEAIGQECTRRGIREQSGELTTVYLGGGTPSRLGADGVAALLDALREHVAWGGDGEVTLEANPEDVTPAAVRAWRVAGINRISLGTQSFDDRVLQWMHRVHDAEGARRAVDAIRAGGIEDLSLDLIFATPEGIDRAWDSELDALIALAPTHVSLYGLTIESHTPLGRWHARGAVTEASEARYEQEFLRAHERLAQAGYEHYEVSNYARPGHRAVHNSAYWTGAPYLGLGPSAHGFDGSVRRSNIEAYAAWAAALERGEDPLGSSERLTTDNRLAEAVYLGLRTVSGLAVTDRERAHVARWREAGWVTVREDADGARLVCTATGWLRLDALAADLTAFRSDS from the coding sequence GTGTCTGCCACGCGCCACCTGTACGTGCACGTGCCGTTCTGTGCGCGGCGGTGCAGCTACTGCGACTTCTCCATTGCCGTCCGTCGCGAGGTGCCGCGGCGCGCCTTCGCAGAGGCGATTGGTCAGGAGTGCACCCGCCGCGGCATTCGTGAGCAGAGCGGTGAGCTGACCACCGTGTATCTCGGCGGCGGTACCCCCTCACGACTCGGCGCCGACGGCGTCGCCGCGCTCCTCGATGCCCTCCGGGAGCACGTCGCGTGGGGGGGCGATGGCGAGGTCACGCTGGAGGCCAATCCGGAGGATGTCACGCCGGCGGCGGTGCGCGCCTGGCGCGTCGCGGGCATCAACCGGATCAGCCTCGGCACGCAGAGCTTCGATGATCGCGTGCTGCAGTGGATGCATCGGGTCCACGATGCGGAGGGCGCGCGGCGAGCGGTGGACGCGATACGCGCGGGCGGCATCGAAGACCTGTCGCTCGACCTGATCTTCGCCACGCCGGAGGGTATCGACCGCGCGTGGGACAGCGAGCTCGACGCGCTCATCGCCCTCGCGCCCACGCACGTGTCGCTGTATGGGCTGACCATTGAGTCACACACCCCGCTCGGTCGATGGCATGCGCGCGGTGCCGTTACCGAAGCGAGCGAGGCCCGGTACGAACAGGAGTTCCTGCGCGCGCATGAGCGGCTCGCCCAGGCCGGCTACGAGCACTACGAAGTGTCGAACTACGCCCGTCCGGGACATCGCGCCGTGCACAACAGTGCCTACTGGACGGGCGCGCCTTACTTGGGCCTGGGCCCAAGCGCGCATGGCTTCGATGGCAGCGTTCGCCGTTCGAATATCGAGGCGTATGCCGCCTGGGCGGCGGCGCTCGAGCGGGGGGAGGATCCGCTCGGCAGCAGCGAGCGCCTCACGACGGACAATCGCCTCGCCGAAGCGGTGTATCTCGGGTTGCGAACCGTCAGCGGGCTGGCCGTGACCGATCGCGAGCGGGCGCACGTCGCGCGCTGGCGCGAGGCCGGTTGGGTAACCGTTCGTGAGGACGCGGATGGCGCACGGCTCGTCTGCACGGCGACCGGCTGGTTGCGCCTGGATGCGCTCGCTGCCGACTTGACAGCGTTCCGAAGCGACTCGTAG